The Daucus carota subsp. sativus chromosome 2, DH1 v3.0, whole genome shotgun sequence genome includes a window with the following:
- the LOC108206512 gene encoding uncharacterized protein LOC108206512, with translation MALIANFPQELIDQPPPPLGPPIEYPFDDVNQNTHVQNLELLQAFVNNFLNADHAVQPLDFTKYPVNALRHHYSVTYNDFRDRRLFFFHHWVAHPEKDCTDMINRSVFPGMIYSRWKKISRRTIYYPGGYGRFVAGYKEIYHLLDLQEGHAEAGARIKLDVYYLRDDQYDNAVDLNPDPEVKKSEWSLVRMYRF, from the exons ATGGCTTTGATAGCTAATTTTCCTCAAGAGTTAATAGACCAGCCTCCACCTCCACTTGGCCCACCCATTGAATATCCTTTTGATGATGTTAATCAAAACACTCATGTGCAAAATCTTGaacttcttcaagcttttgtgaatAATTTCTTGAATGCGGACCATGCCGTCCAGCCACTGGATTTCACTAAGTATCCTGTTAATGCGCTTCGTCACCACTACTCTGTGACTTACAACGATTTCAGAGACAGACGTCTCTTCTTCTTTCATCACTGGGTAGCTCATCCTGAAAAAGATTGCACTGATATGATAAACAGAAGCGTCTTCCCTGGTATGATATACTCAAGGTGGAAAAAGATAAGTAGAAGAACGATCTACTATCCTGGTGGGTATGGGCGTTTTGTTGCGGGCTACAAGGAAATATATCACTTGTTGGACCTGCAAGAAGGACACGCTGAAGCTGGTGCTCGTATCAAGCTGGATGTCTATTATCTGAGGGATGACCAGTATGATAACGCAGTTGACCTAAATCCGGATCCGGAAGTGAAG AAATCTGAGTGGAGTCTAGTTCGGATGTACCGATTCTGA